One window of Lytechinus variegatus isolate NC3 chromosome 2, Lvar_3.0, whole genome shotgun sequence genomic DNA carries:
- the LOC121407245 gene encoding transcriptional adapter 1-like translates to MAMNAVNAELKQARKKLEEALGDNLPAYWMVMKQWYRQKVDKDEFDNEAIRLLTERNVHLHNEFMVAIFTKCQTANFILDSNAGKGATSAVTPPTPAPSKVAKKTKSTKKKKAVVRATFENRFMPSDPMQYLPIEVSKPVANDKVDFCTKAACLPDAEMLHGRVFVTTWEWGLEGVTDSTVPLILHAIQHTLKSIISAMLSRQSAYEIRDGCFKHANGQYFTETTPQARERENKADVQSSTDSPSSNIVSKLGVDEVEQKAVYRLATGGMAPMNKTLTLEDLLDAMLVNGRLLASHTVSSLAIERVLCSLWHPDQYQLDQDEKFRQQLAKPFSMDRR, encoded by the coding sequence ATGGCAATGAATGCAGTGAATGCAGAGCTGAAGCAAGCCAGGAAAAAATTAGAGGAGGCGCTTGGTGATAACCTTCCTGCTTACTGGATGGTGATGAAACAGTGGTATCGTCAGAAAGTAGACAAAGATGAATTTGACAATGAAGCCATACGATTGCTGACAGAGAGGAATGTCCACCTGCATAATGAGTTTATGGTTGCTATCTTTACAAAGTGCCAAACTGCCAACTTCATCCTAGACTCCAATGCAGGTAAAGGAGCAACTTCCGCTGTTACGCCACCAACTCCAGCACCAAGCAAAGTGGCGAAGAAGACAAAGAGCACCAAGAAGAAGAAAGCTGTTGTGAGAGCCACTTTTGAGAATCGCTTCATGCCCAGTGATCCTATGCAGTATCTACCAATCGAAGTGTCGAAGCCTGTAGCCAACGATAAAGTTGATTTCTGTACCAAGGCAGCTTGCCTACCAGATGCTGAAATGCTTCATGGAAGAGTGTTTGTGACGACCTGGGAATGGGGCCTGGAGGGTGTCACAGATTCCACTGTTCCTCTTATCCTCCATGCTATCCAACACACCCTCAAAAGTATTATCAGTGCAATGCTTTCAAGACAGTCTGCCTACGAGATCCGGGATGGGTGCTTCAAGCATGCCAATGGTCAATATTTCACTGAAACAACGCCGCAagcaagagaaagagaaaacaagGCTGATGTCCAGTCTTCTACGGACTCGCCAAGCTCTAATATCGTAAGTAAGCTCGGAGTGGATGAAGTCGAGCAGAAGGCCGTTTATAGACTCGCTACCGGTGGCATGGCCCCCATGAACAAGACGCTAACATTAGAAGATTTACTGGATGCCATGCTGGTCAATGGTAGACTGCTGGCCTCTCATACTGTTTCTTCATTAGCAATAGAAAGGGTTCTGTGTAGTCTTTGGCATCCCGATCAATATCAACTTGACCAGGATGAGAAATTCAGGCAACAACTTGCAAAACCGTTTTCCATGGACAGACGGTAG